The proteins below are encoded in one region of Methanofollis aquaemaris:
- a CDS encoding KTSC domain-containing protein, whose protein sequence is MLRQTVTSGTIKSVGYSALSGTLEIEFTNGSLYQYSDVPEPVYRELMAAPSHGTYFNEHVREWYHFRKIR, encoded by the coding sequence ATGTTGCGCCAAACCGTCACCTCCGGCACCATCAAATCGGTCGGATACAGTGCTCTCTCCGGCACCCTGGAGATCGAGTTCACGAACGGTTCTCTCTACCAGTACTCCGACGTCCCGGAGCCGGTCTATCGGGAGTTGATGGCGGCCCCTTCCCACGGGACCTACTTCAACGAGCACGTCAGAGAGTGGTATCACTTCAGGAAGATCCGATAA
- a CDS encoding alpha/beta fold hydrolase produces the protein MNEKNEPPDVGYVTANGIRIGYREYGSGAPLLLIAGYTGRMDDWDPRIITALAAGFRVIVFDNRGMGETGSDGRPFSIELFAEDTRAFLDTLGIARAHICGHSMGSFVAQELAIRHPERVDGLVLASTLPAIDSDRHTALTAFLGEIAEDTASVDLTLRRLYGAAYAARHPELAAVLRMNLTFLHTSGLFDPASIRGQEQAILSWPGSAGRLDRIRADTMVLVGTDDELSPPEDAVRVAAGIPGCWLIQVRGAGHDLFFQAPDLCAEVIRMVLSSPGLTPLPNHNPGGSAIPPPPPSPGPAGRQGPR, from the coding sequence ATGAACGAGAAAAATGAACCGCCCGACGTCGGGTACGTGACCGCGAACGGGATCAGGATCGGCTACCGGGAGTACGGGAGCGGCGCACCCCTGCTCCTGATCGCGGGATACACGGGGAGGATGGACGACTGGGACCCCCGGATCATCACGGCCCTTGCCGCGGGCTTCAGGGTGATCGTCTTCGACAACCGCGGCATGGGGGAGACGGGGTCTGACGGGAGGCCTTTCTCCATCGAACTCTTCGCGGAGGACACCCGCGCCTTCCTCGACACCCTCGGGATCGCGCGGGCGCATATCTGCGGCCACTCGATGGGATCGTTCGTCGCGCAGGAACTCGCGATCCGCCACCCCGAACGCGTGGACGGACTCGTCCTCGCCTCGACCCTCCCTGCGATCGATTCCGATCGCCACACCGCCCTCACGGCATTCCTCGGCGAGATCGCGGAGGACACCGCCTCCGTCGACCTCACCCTCAGGAGATTGTACGGGGCGGCGTACGCGGCCCGGCATCCTGAACTGGCCGCGGTCCTCAGGATGAACCTGACATTTCTGCACACCTCCGGCCTCTTCGATCCCGCATCGATACGCGGGCAGGAGCAGGCGATCCTCTCGTGGCCGGGAAGCGCCGGGCGCCTGGACCGGATCAGGGCGGACACGATGGTCCTCGTCGGGACCGACGACGAACTCAGCCCGCCGGAAGATGCGGTCAGGGTGGCGGCCGGGATACCGGGGTGCTGGCTCATTCAGGTCCGCGGCGCCGGGCACGACCTCTTCTTCCAGGCCCCCGACCTCTGCGCAGAGGTGATCAGGATGGTGCTCTCTTCACCGGGGCTCACGCCTCTTCCCAATCATAACCCCGGCGGTAGCGCGATCCCTCCTCCACCGCCTTCCCCAGGGCCAGCAGGTCGGCAAGGGCCTCGGTGA
- a CDS encoding phosphoribosyltransferase → MIPESFTCDLVAWDHAVRLSRALAAKVRAADYRPDLVIAIGRGGYVPARIVCDRLLIDTLTSIKIEHWGIAARKKKEAVVRYPLATDVGDLSVLIVDDITDTGETLQRAVWYVEEFGPREVRTGVLQHKHTSSFDPDYYAEYLAGWRWVVYPWALHEDLTGFTEKVLLEEPLTTAEIRAALARRYEIRAAEEEVTEALADLLALGKAVEEGSRYRRGYDWEEA, encoded by the coding sequence ATGATCCCCGAATCATTCACCTGCGATCTCGTCGCCTGGGACCACGCCGTCCGCCTCTCCCGTGCCCTCGCGGCGAAGGTGCGGGCCGCGGACTATCGCCCGGACCTGGTGATCGCCATCGGCCGCGGCGGGTATGTCCCGGCCAGGATCGTCTGCGACCGTCTGCTCATCGACACCCTGACCAGCATCAAGATCGAGCACTGGGGGATCGCGGCGAGAAAGAAGAAGGAGGCGGTGGTCCGCTACCCGCTGGCGACCGATGTCGGAGACCTTTCGGTGCTCATCGTCGACGACATCACCGATACGGGCGAGACCCTCCAGCGTGCGGTCTGGTACGTGGAGGAGTTCGGGCCGCGGGAGGTGAGGACCGGCGTGCTCCAGCACAAGCACACCTCCTCCTTCGATCCCGACTATTATGCCGAATATCTTGCCGGGTGGCGGTGGGTGGTCTATCCGTGGGCGCTCCACGAGGACCTGACGGGCTTCACCGAGAAGGTGCTCCTGGAAGAGCCCCTCACCACGGCGGAGATCAGGGCGGCGCTCGCCCGCCGGTACGAGATCCGGGCCGCCGAGGAGGAGGTCACCGAGGCCCTTGCCGACCTGCTGGCCCTGGGGAAGGCGGTGGAGGAGGGATCGCGCTACCGCCGGGGTTATGATTGGGAAGAGGCGTGA